tacagatatagctactacagatatagctactacagatatagttactgcagatatagcaactacagatatagcaactacagatatagcaactacagatatagttactacagatatagctactagaaatgtagttactacagatatagcaactacagatatagctactacagatatagctactacagatatagctactgcagatatagttactgcagatatagttactacagatatagttactacagatatagctactacagatatagcaactacagatatagttactacagatatagctactagaaatgtagttactacagatatagcaactacagatatagctactacagatatagctactgcagatatagttactgcagatatagttactacagatatagctactacagatatagttactgcagatatagttactacagatatagctactacagataaagctactacagatatagttactgcagatatagcaactacagatatagctactacagatatagttactgcagatatatttactacagatatagcaactacagatatagttactacagatatagctactacagatactgtagctactacagatatagctactacagatatagttactacagatatagttactacagatatagctactacagatatagttactacatatatagctactacagatatagttactacagatatagttactacagatatagttactacagatatagctactacagatatagctactacagatatagctactacagatacagttactacagatatagctactgcagatatagttactacagatatagctactacagatatagttactacagatatagctactacagatatagctactacagatatagttactacagatatagttagtacagatatagttactacagatatagctactacagatatagctactacagatatagttactacagatatagctactacagatatagctactatagatatagctactgcagatagctactacagatatagctactgcagatatagctactgcagatatagctactgcagatatagctactacagatatagctactagaaatgtagttactgcagatatagctactagaaatgtagttactgcagatatagctactgcagatatagctactgcagatatagctactacagatatagctactagaaatgtagttactgcagatatagctactagaaatgtagttactgcagatatagctactacagatatagctactacagattaAGCTACTAGAAATGtagttactgcagatatagctactagaaatgtagttactgcagatatagctactgcagatatagctactgcagatatagctactacagatatagctactagaaatgtagttactgcagatatagctactagaaatgtagttactgcagatatagctactagaaatgtagttactgcagatatagctactacagatatagctactacagattaagctactgcagatatagctactgAAGATATATTGTAGCGACTAcggatatagttactacagatatagctactgcagatatagctactgcagatatagctactgcagatatagctactacagatatagctactacagatatagctactagaaatgtagttactgcagatatagctactgcagatatagctactacagatatagctactgcagatatagctactgcagatatagctactacagatatagctactagaaatgtagctactgcagatatagctactgcagatatagctactacagatatagctactgcagatatagctactacagattaagctactgcagatatagctactagaaatgtagttactgcagatatagctactagaaatgtagttactacagatatagctactacagattaagctactgcagatatagctactacagatatagctactatagatatagctactacagatatagctactacagatatagctactacagatatagctactacaattatagctactgcagatatagctactacagatatagctactacagatatagctactgcagatatagctactgcagatatagttACTGCAGATATAGATACTACATatatagctactgcagatatagctactgcagatatagatactgcagatatagctactacagatatagctactacagatatagctactgcagatatagaTACTGCAGATATAGATACTACatatatagctactacagatatagatactacagatatagctactgcagatatagaTACTACatatatagctactacagatatagatACTACATatatagctactgcagatatagaTACTACatatatagctactacagatatagatACTACATatatagctactgcagatatagaTACTACatatatagctactacagatatagctactgcagatatagctactacagatatagctactacagatatagctactacagatatagctactgcagatatagttACTGCAGATATAGATACTACatatatagctactacagatatagctactacagatatagatACTACatatatagctactacagatatagctactgcagatatagttactgcagatatagatactacagatatagttactacagatatagctactacagatatagctactgcagatatagttACTGCAGATATAGATACTACatatatagctactacagatatagctactgcagatatagctactacagatatagatACTACATatatagctactgcagatatagatactacagatatagctactgcagatatagctactgcagatatagctactgcagatatagatactacagatatagctactgcagatatagctactgcagatatagctactgcagatatagaTACTACATatatagctactgcagatatagctactacagatatagcaactacagatatagctactgcagatatagaTACTACATATATAGCTACTGcagatactgtatactgtagctcctgcatatatatgtttacattgctgaagcaagtgaaatagataagtTAAATGATCTAtcaaaaaataacagtaaacattacgctCAATTTTCAAAGGAATAGACACATTtcagatgtcatattatgtccaTGTACAGTTttataatgatgtgcaaatagttaaagtacaaaaggaaaataaatgaacacaaatatgggttgtatcttcaatggtgtttgttcttcactggttgaccttttctcgtggcaacagctAACACATGTTGcttctgtgatgtcacactgtggtttttcacccaatagatatagGAGTTTGGTTtggaatgctctctctctccatgtatttCTCTCTATCGGGTATGTTTACCTGGTTTACCAGTGTGCCTGACTGTCTATAAAGGACATGGAGACTTAGCACAACAAAGCTATCACTAAatcatatataaatatacataatttcactctctctttttgtcaacatcttcctctctctctctctctctctgagagagaccacagcatcttcctcctcctctctctctctgagagatacCACAGcatattcctcctctgtctctcagagaTACCACAGcatcttcctcctctgtctctcagagaTACCACAgcatcttcttcctctctctgagaGATGCCACATAATCttcgtcttcctctctctctctgagagataGCACagattcttcctctctctctgagagatacCACAgattattcctctctctctgagataccACAGCATCTTCTTCTCGAACAACCACATTAAAGCCAAACATACTATCCATCCTGAGAAACAATCTCCACGAAATCATGCCAACCATTAATCCATGCCAGACTCTGAGAAATAAACCAGGAACACTGAGTCAGGGGAGAGGACATTATTATATTGGTTCCCTTCTATAGCAACAAAACTAGCAAACAATATATTGTACATCAACTAGCTCTCTCCCATTGGACAAGGGGACGCGCTCCAAGCATATTACTTCCCACCACAGCCTAAACCATCCTCTCTCAGCtgccttaaacacacacacacacacacacacacacacacacacacacacacacacacacacacacacacacacacacacacacacacacacacacacacacacacacacactcccctgccCCAAAGCAGACAAGCCAACCCCCCCACATCACTCCCCTGCCCTAAAGCAGACAAGCCAACCCCCCCCCACATCACTCCCCTGCCCTAAAGCAGACAAGCCAACCCCCCACATCACTCCCCTGCCCTAAAGCAGACAAGCCAACCCCCACATCACTCCCCTGCCAACCCCCCCACATCACTCCCCTGCCCTAAAGCAGACAAGCCAACCCACCCACATCACTCCCCTGCCCTAAAGCAGACAAGCCAACCCCCCACATCACTCCCCTGCCCTAATGCAGACAAGCCAACCCCCCCACATCACTCCCCTGCCAACCCCCCACATCACTCCCCTAAAGCAGACAAGCCAACCCACCCACATCACTCCCCTGCCAACCCCCCACATCACTCCCCTGCCCTAAAGCAGACAAGCCAACCCCCCACATCACTCCCCTGCCAACCCCCCACATCACTCCCCTGCACTAAAGCAGACAAGCCAACCCACCCACATCACTCCCCTGCCAACACCCCCACATCACTCCCCTGCCCTAAAGCAGACAAGCCAACCCCCCACATCACTCCCCTGCCAACCCCCCACATCACTCCCCTGCCCTAAAGCAGACAAGCcaacccacccacatcacacccccTAAAGCCAACCCCCCACATCTCTCACCTGCCCTAAAGCAGACAAGCCAACCCACCCACATCACTCCCCTGCCAACCCCCCACATCACTCCCCTGCCCTAAAGCAGACAAGCCAACCCACCCACATCACTCCCCTGCCAACCCCCACATCATCACTCCCCTGCCCTAAAGCAGACAAGCCAACCCCCCACaactccccccaccccccacatcACTCCCCTGCCCTAAAGCAGACAAGCCAACCCACCCACATCACTCCCCTGCCAACCCCCCACATCTCTCCCCTGCCCTAAAGCAGACAAGCCAACCCCCCACATCACTCCCCTGCCAACCCCCCACATCACTCCCCTGCCCTAAAGCAGACAAGCCAACCCACCCACATCACTCCCCTGCCAACACCCCACATCACTCCCCTGCCAACCCCCCACATCTCTCACCTGTTTCCCCTCCAGAGTATAGATCCTCTTCACCACTCCAGAGTCCAGTTTGATGGCCTCCGTGATGTCGGTCAGGACCTGTTCGTATGAATGGGCCGTCTTCTTATTGAGAAGGATCCGTACAGCCTTGCTGGGCTTCACCCCGCTCCGCACCACCGTCACCAGCTTGGGACGGATGAAATCCTTCACCGCTTGGTCCCGGGTGTCTGGGGGTCCGGCCTTGGAGCTGCCCAGGGATGGAGGCCCGCGGGCGGCCGCCCCAGACGAAGCTTTGACGTTCACAGACCAGTTGGGGTTGACGTTCTTGGTGTAGTCGAGCTTCTTGAAGACCTCGATGGAGCCGCACACGTAGCTCTCgcctggggaggggagagagggggaagataccAGAAGAAGGGAACGGGGAGATTAGGGGGAGCGTTTAAGAGCATTggattatgagagagagagagagagagagagagagagagagagagagagagagagagagagaaacagagagagagagagagagaaacagagagagagagagagagagagagagagaaacagagagagagagagacagagagagagagacagagagagagacagagagacagagacagagagagagacagagacggagagacagagagacaacgagacagagagacagagacagagggagagagagagagagagagagagagagagacagagacagagacagagacggagagacagagagacagagagacagagagagagagagagagagagagagagagagagagagagacagagagagacagagagagaaacagagagacagagagagaaagagagagagagagagtgagagaaacagagagagagagagtgagagaaacagagagagagagagagagagacagagacagagacagagagagagacagagagagagagagagacctactcAGAACATCAGTAATAATTGCATCATATTACCCTCCACCAGTTGATCAGTGCTGGTGATCTTTTTGGTTCCATCCACTGAGTAGATGGTCCGTACACCCTGTGGTAGGTTCACATTATCAGAGAGGGATCGGGTCAGGTCCGTCAACAGAGCATCAAAAGACCGGAACCGGTCCGCGGAGATGGCGTACACAATCCCGTTAAAGTAACGGTCCCCGTTGCGGTAGAAACGGACCTTCTTTGCCTTCTTCTCCGAGCTGAGGGTCTTGAGGGTACGGGTGTGGTAGAGACTGCAGTGGGCGCTGTGTGCTGGACTAGTCACCCCGTTCAGCCTGTCCCCTCGGCTGTGCCGCCGCGTCTTATCCCGCTCGTCGAAATGCTCAAGCTCCATCGCGTTGCCAAAGGTCACAAGAATGGCTCTACTATCTAAAGAAATAAAAAGATAATCAAGACTAAACACACATTTATGGCTGTAATTTGCTCATTTGAGATTGTCCAGTTAATGTATGTCCAACGAGCTTTGTCTTTCTCGGAGGTTTGTCTTGTCGGCCGGTCTCTCTCCGGGTTAACCAGGGATACTGCGTCTCAAAATAACTTCCTAATGACAGATTACGCTTTCTAATCCCTgggcagtacagtagagtaggatgtggatggacagtagagtaggatgtggatggacagtatagtaggatgtggatggacagtatagtaggatgtggatggacagtatagtaggctgtggatggacagtatagtaggataggatgtggatggacagtatagtaggatgtggatgtggatggacagtatagtaggatgtggatggacagtatagtaggataggatgtggatggacagtatagtaggatgtggatgtggatggacagtatagtaggatgtggatggacagtatagtaggatgtggatgtggatggacagtatattaggatgtggatgtggatggacagtatagtaggatgtggatggacagtatagtaggatgtggatggtcagtatagtaggatgtggatggacagtatagtaggatgtggatggtcagtatagtaggatgtggatggtcagtatagtaggatgtggatggacagtatagtaggataggatgtggatggacagtatagtaggctgtggatggacagtatagtaggataggatgtggatggacagtatagtaggatgtggatggtcagtatagtaggatgtggatgtggatggacaatatagtaggatgtggatgtggatggacagtatagtaggatgtggatggtcagtatagtaggatgtggatgtggatggacagtatagtaggatgtggatgtggatggacagtatagtaggatgtggatggtcagtatagtaggatgtggatgtggatggacagtatagtaggatgtggatgtggatggacagtatagtaggatgtggatggacagtatagtaggatgtggatgtggatggacagtatagtaggatgtggatgtggatggtcagtatagtaggatgtggatggtcagtatagtaggatgtggatggacagtatagtaggatgtggatggacagtatagtaggatgtggatggacagtatagtaggataggatgtggatggacagtatagtaggataggatgtggatggacagtatagtaggatgtggatggacagtatagtaggctaggctgtggatggacagtatagtagggtgGAGGCTAGGCTAGGCTGTGGATGGACAGGTTCGTAGGGTAGGCTAGGCTGTGGatggagagtagagtagaggtaggctaggctgtggatggacagtatagtaggctAGGATAGGCTAGGCTTGGCTGTGGATGGACAGTAGAGTAGGCTAGgctgtggatggacagtatataGTAGGCTAGGATATGGACTATGGCAGTAGAGTTGGCTGTGGATGGACAGTAGATAGTAGGCTAGGCTGTGGATGGACAGTAGAGTAGGCTTGgctgtggatggacagtatagtaggctAGGATAGGCTAGGCTTGGCTGTGGATGGACAGTAGAGTAGGCTAGgctgtggatggacagtatagtagtaggaggatgtggatgga
The Oncorhynchus gorbuscha isolate QuinsamMale2020 ecotype Even-year linkage group LG20, OgorEven_v1.0, whole genome shotgun sequence DNA segment above includes these coding regions:
- the dclk1a gene encoding serine/threonine-protein kinase DCLK1a isoform X3; translation: MELEHFDERDKTRRHSRGDRLNGVTSPAHSAHCSLYHTRTLKTLSSEKKAKKVRFYRNGDRYFNGIVYAISADRFRSFDALLTDLTRSLSDNVNLPQGVRTIYSVDGTKKITSTDQLVEGESYVCGSIEVFKKLDYTKNVNPNWSVNVKASSGAAARGPPSLGSSKAGPPDTRDQAVKDFIRPKLVTVVRSGVKPSKAVRILLNKKTAHSYEQVLTDITEAIKLDSGVVKRIYTLEGKQVTCLQDFFGDEDIFVACGPEKYRYQDDFQLEENECRVMKSMAYGKMSAPLTNRGSPRSVGLSKRRMSPAGSVNGNPTSQLSTPGSGKSPSPSPSGPASDLRPRRENNKAQSTA